In a genomic window of Rhodovulum sp. P5:
- a CDS encoding FAD-linked oxidase C-terminal domain-containing protein: MDMPVPNNRVLEKKGHVVRRLAKVLPRDAVIHDPTETRAYECDALTAYRCPPLAVVLPSSTQEVADILRICHEEGVPVVPRGSGTSLAGGALPTADSVILGVARLNEVLEVDYDNRFIRVQSGRTNLSVTGAVEEAGFFYAPDPSSQLACAIAGNIAMNSGGAHCLKYGVTTNNLMGVTLVLMDGTVVEIGGAHLDAAGYDWLGLICGSEGQLGVVTEATLRILPKPEGARPVLMGFDSSEVAGACVADIIKAGVLPVAIEFMDRPCIRATEDFAKAGYPDCEALLIVEVEGSPAEIDEQLGVILQIARKHDPVELRESGSAEESARIWLGRKSAFGAMGNINDYMCLDGTIPVSSLPFVLRRIGEMSKDYGLDVANVFHAGDGNMHPLILFDANKPGDLERCEAFGADILKLCVEAGGCLTGEHGVGVEKRDLMTVQFAAPDIEAQLRVKDVFDPKWLLNPAKVFPLEATADRRAG, encoded by the coding sequence ATGGACATGCCCGTCCCGAACAATCGGGTGCTGGAAAAGAAAGGCCACGTCGTGCGGCGGCTGGCCAAGGTTCTGCCGCGGGACGCGGTGATCCACGATCCGACGGAGACCCGTGCCTATGAATGCGACGCGTTGACCGCCTATCGGTGCCCGCCCTTGGCCGTGGTGCTGCCGTCGAGCACGCAAGAGGTCGCGGACATCCTGCGCATCTGTCATGAGGAAGGCGTGCCGGTGGTGCCCCGCGGATCGGGCACTTCCCTTGCGGGCGGGGCGCTGCCCACCGCCGACAGCGTGATCCTGGGCGTTGCGCGCCTGAACGAGGTGCTGGAGGTCGATTACGACAACCGCTTCATCCGGGTGCAGTCGGGGCGCACCAATCTGTCTGTGACCGGCGCGGTGGAGGAGGCTGGGTTCTTCTACGCGCCCGATCCCTCCAGCCAGCTTGCCTGTGCCATCGCGGGCAATATCGCGATGAATTCCGGTGGCGCCCATTGCCTGAAATACGGGGTGACGACGAACAACCTGATGGGGGTGACGCTGGTGCTGATGGACGGCACGGTGGTGGAGATCGGCGGCGCGCATCTGGATGCCGCAGGCTACGACTGGCTGGGGCTGATCTGCGGGTCCGAAGGCCAGTTGGGCGTGGTGACGGAGGCGACCCTGCGCATCCTGCCCAAGCCCGAGGGCGCGCGGCCCGTCCTGATGGGGTTCGACAGTTCCGAAGTCGCGGGGGCCTGCGTGGCCGATATCATCAAGGCGGGCGTCCTGCCCGTGGCGATCGAGTTCATGGACCGCCCCTGCATCCGCGCGACAGAGGACTTCGCCAAGGCCGGATACCCCGATTGCGAGGCGCTGCTGATCGTCGAGGTCGAGGGCAGCCCCGCCGAGATTGACGAACAGCTTGGCGTGATCCTGCAAATCGCGCGCAAGCACGACCCGGTGGAATTGCGCGAAAGCGGATCGGCCGAGGAAAGCGCGCGGATCTGGCTGGGCCGCAAATCGGCCTTTGGTGCGATGGGCAACATCAACGATTACATGTGCCTCGACGGGACGATCCCGGTATCGTCGCTGCCCTTCGTGCTGCGCCGGATCGGCGAGATGTCGAAGGACTACGGGCTGGACGTGGCGAATGTGTTCCACGCGGGCGACGGCAACATGCACCCGCTGATCCTGTTCGACGCCAACAAGCCGGGCGATCTGGAACGGTGCGAGGCCTTTGGGGCAGATATCCTGAAACTGTGTGTCGAGGCCGGTGGCTGCCTGACCGGGGAACATGGCGTGGGCGTCGAAAAACGTGACCTGATGACGGTGCAGTTCGCCGCGCCGGATATCGAGGCGCAGCTGCGCGTGAAAGACGTGTTCGACCCGAAATGGCTGTTGAACCCGGCAAAGGTCTTCCCGCTGGAGGCCACGGCGGACCGCAGAGCAGGTTAG
- a CDS encoding DUF4159 domain-containing protein, with translation MWTLGPIGFTAPLLLWAAAALPLLWLILRAVPPAPIRRRFPGVALLLGLTDDETQTDKTPWWLLLLRMLAIATLIVAFAGPVLNPQDRQPGRGPLLVFMDGTWADARDWPRRIDRVEALLEEAGRDGRPVAVVQATALPEDGLPFQAAEAWAARVPGLKPAPWLPSVEVVSDWAEGLSGGFDTYWLSGGVDYPGRETILSAFEARGAVRVLETPRPVLALRPPVFEDGALRLTALRAQAVEASEVTLAATGKDPAGIERVLARAPVVFEPGARQADVSLVLPPELRNRISRFSIEGVRSAGAVSLTDDSLKRREVALLAGRDDLEALQLLSPLHYLHKALEPNADLIDGSLTDIIPANPDVIVLADVATLAPAEAEALQGWVEKGGLLLRFAGPRLAASNVSRAEEDPLMPVRLRAGGRTVGGAMSWGEPKSLRPFAETSPFFGLPVPGDVRVAAQVMAQPDPQLADRSIAALTDGTPLVTRKKLGQGQVVLFHVTANAEWSTLPLSGLFVQMLERLAVSTTPARPDAAELEGTTWVAEAVLDGFGHVEKAGTLPGVAGDRLVVARPGPDLPPGLYAGDDRRLALNVIGADTQIAPAAWPARIPVEGLAVARETLLKGWVLTAALLLLALDILASLWLSGRLRGRRSGMVAALLLALALPHPADAQAADDALALRATTEVVLAHVLTGDDSVDRIARAGMLGLSEKLRQRTSIEPAEPIAVSLETDELSFFPFLYWPVTATQSMPSPEAYAKLNRYLRSGGMILFDTRDADVARFGGASPEGRRLQQLAAPLDVPPLEPVPGDHVLTRTFYLLQDFPGRYNSRDVWVEAAPPDAERAEGMPFRDLNDGVTPVVIGGNDWAAAWAVDGNGGAMYPVGRGYSGERQREIAFRFGVNLIMHVLTGNYKSDQVHVPALLDRLGQ, from the coding sequence ATGTGGACGCTGGGCCCGATCGGTTTCACGGCGCCGCTTCTGCTTTGGGCCGCGGCCGCCTTGCCGCTGTTGTGGCTGATCCTGCGCGCGGTGCCGCCCGCGCCGATCCGGCGCCGCTTTCCGGGAGTCGCGCTGCTGCTGGGCCTGACCGATGACGAGACGCAGACCGACAAGACGCCGTGGTGGCTCTTGCTTTTGCGGATGCTGGCGATTGCGACACTGATCGTAGCCTTCGCCGGGCCGGTGCTGAACCCGCAGGACCGGCAACCGGGGCGCGGGCCGCTGCTGGTATTTATGGATGGCACATGGGCGGATGCCCGCGACTGGCCCCGCCGGATCGATCGGGTGGAAGCCCTGTTGGAAGAGGCCGGGCGGGACGGCCGCCCCGTGGCCGTGGTGCAGGCGACGGCCCTGCCCGAAGACGGTCTTCCGTTTCAGGCGGCAGAGGCGTGGGCCGCGCGCGTGCCGGGCCTGAAACCCGCCCCCTGGCTGCCGTCGGTCGAGGTGGTTTCAGACTGGGCAGAAGGGCTGTCGGGCGGGTTCGACACCTATTGGCTGTCGGGCGGGGTGGACTATCCCGGTCGGGAAACGATCCTGTCCGCGTTCGAGGCGCGGGGTGCCGTGCGTGTTCTTGAAACGCCGCGGCCCGTTCTGGCCCTGCGCCCGCCGGTTTTCGAAGACGGTGCGCTGCGGCTGACAGCCCTGCGGGCACAGGCCGTGGAGGCGTCCGAAGTCACGCTGGCCGCGACCGGCAAGGACCCGGCCGGCATCGAGCGCGTTTTGGCCCGCGCGCCGGTGGTATTCGAACCCGGCGCAAGGCAGGCCGATGTCAGCCTTGTTCTGCCGCCGGAATTGCGCAACCGCATCAGCCGCTTTTCGATCGAGGGCGTCCGGTCCGCCGGGGCCGTCAGCCTGACCGATGACAGCCTGAAACGGCGCGAGGTCGCCTTGCTGGCCGGTCGGGACGATCTGGAGGCGTTGCAGCTTTTGTCGCCCCTGCATTACCTGCATAAGGCGCTGGAACCCAATGCCGACCTGATCGACGGCAGCCTGACCGACATCATCCCCGCCAACCCTGACGTCATCGTTCTGGCCGATGTCGCGACGCTTGCCCCGGCCGAGGCGGAGGCGTTGCAGGGCTGGGTGGAAAAGGGCGGGTTGCTGCTGCGCTTTGCCGGGCCGCGTCTGGCCGCGTCCAATGTCAGCCGGGCCGAAGAAGACCCGCTGATGCCGGTGCGCCTGCGCGCCGGTGGGCGAACCGTGGGTGGCGCGATGAGTTGGGGGGAGCCCAAATCCCTGCGTCCGTTCGCCGAGACCTCGCCCTTCTTCGGCTTGCCCGTGCCCGGCGATGTCCGGGTCGCCGCGCAGGTGATGGCCCAGCCCGACCCGCAACTGGCCGACCGCTCGATTGCCGCGCTGACCGATGGCACACCGCTGGTCACCCGCAAGAAGCTGGGGCAGGGGCAGGTGGTGCTGTTCCATGTGACCGCAAATGCGGAATGGTCCACGCTGCCGCTGTCGGGACTTTTCGTGCAGATGCTGGAACGGTTGGCCGTCTCAACGACGCCCGCCCGGCCGGATGCCGCGGAACTGGAAGGCACGACATGGGTGGCCGAGGCGGTGCTTGACGGGTTCGGCCATGTTGAAAAGGCCGGAACGCTGCCCGGTGTGGCGGGGGACCGTCTGGTCGTGGCACGTCCCGGCCCGGACCTGCCGCCGGGGCTCTATGCCGGGGACGACCGCCGCCTTGCGCTGAACGTGATCGGCGCGGATACGCAGATCGCCCCCGCGGCATGGCCAGCGCGCATACCCGTAGAGGGTCTGGCGGTGGCGAGAGAGACGTTGCTGAAAGGCTGGGTTCTGACCGCGGCGCTGCTGCTGCTGGCGCTGGATATCCTCGCCTCTCTGTGGTTGTCGGGGCGGCTGCGCGGGCGGCGCTCCGGCATGGTGGCGGCGCTGTTGCTGGCGTTGGCGTTGCCCCATCCGGCGGATGCGCAGGCGGCGGACGATGCGCTTGCGCTTCGCGCGACGACCGAGGTCGTTCTGGCCCATGTCCTGACCGGCGATGACAGCGTGGACAGGATTGCCCGCGCCGGGATGCTTGGCTTGTCGGAAAAGCTGCGGCAGCGGACGTCGATCGAACCGGCAGAGCCGATTGCCGTCAGTCTTGAAACCGATGAGCTGTCGTTCTTTCCGTTCCTCTACTGGCCCGTGACCGCAACCCAGTCGATGCCCTCGCCCGAAGCCTATGCCAAGCTCAACCGCTATCTGCGCAGCGGGGGCATGATCCTGTTCGACACCCGCGATGCCGATGTCGCGCGGTTCGGTGGCGCCTCGCCCGAAGGGCGGCGGCTTCAGCAACTGGCCGCGCCGCTGGACGTGCCGCCGCTGGAGCCGGTGCCGGGCGACCATGTGCTGACCCGCACCTTCTATCTGCTGCAGGACTTTCCCGGCCGCTACAACAGCCGCGATGTCTGGGTCGAGGCCGCGCCGCCCGATGCGGAACGTGCCGAGGGGATGCCTTTCCGCGACCTCAATGACGGTGTGACGCCGGTGGTCATCGGCGGCAATGACTGGGCGGCGGCCTGGGCCGTCGATGGAAACGGCGGCGCGATGTACCCCGTGGGCCGTGGCTATTCGGGCGAACGGCAGCGGGAAATCGCCTTCCGCTTCGGGGTGAACCTGATCATGCATGTGCTGACCGGCAACTACAAATCCGATCAGGTCCATGTGCCCGCACTTCTGGACAGGCTGGGCCAATGA
- a CDS encoding DUF58 domain-containing protein has product MSDAATLRARAEGLAEALPPLLAEAEHLAQAVLLGEHGRRRAGTGDEFWQYRPAHAGDEARMIDWRRSARSDAHFVREKEWQAAQSVLLWVDDAASMQFSGEANHPSKADRARVLAMALAVLLTRGGERVGLSGRLPARRGPLQLLRLAEALGADGQGADYGAPETRGMPAHSRAVFLSDFLGPFEPLEKALTKAADRGVKGALIQILDPAEEAFPYDGRTIFESMGGTLSHETLKAGELRERYLGRLARRKAHLSELARSTGWHFTTHHTGEGAQAALLWLFRALERRR; this is encoded by the coding sequence GTGAGCGACGCCGCCACCCTCCGCGCCCGGGCCGAGGGCCTTGCCGAGGCGCTGCCGCCGCTTTTGGCCGAGGCCGAGCATTTGGCGCAGGCGGTGCTGCTGGGCGAACATGGGCGCCGGCGCGCCGGCACGGGCGACGAGTTCTGGCAATACCGCCCCGCCCATGCGGGGGACGAGGCGCGGATGATCGACTGGCGCCGGTCGGCCCGGTCGGATGCGCATTTCGTGCGGGAAAAGGAATGGCAGGCGGCGCAAAGCGTGCTGCTCTGGGTCGACGATGCGGCCTCCATGCAGTTTTCCGGAGAGGCCAACCATCCCAGCAAGGCCGACCGCGCCCGGGTTCTGGCGATGGCGCTGGCCGTGCTGCTGACCCGGGGGGGGGAGCGTGTCGGGCTGTCGGGGCGTTTGCCGGCGCGTCGGGGGCCGCTGCAACTTTTGCGCCTTGCCGAGGCTTTGGGGGCCGACGGGCAGGGTGCCGATTATGGCGCGCCCGAAACGCGCGGCATGCCGGCCCATTCCCGCGCCGTGTTCCTGTCGGATTTCCTTGGGCCGTTCGAGCCGTTGGAAAAGGCGCTGACCAAGGCGGCGGATCGCGGCGTCAAGGGGGCGTTGATCCAGATCCTCGACCCCGCGGAAGAGGCGTTTCCCTATGACGGGCGGACGATCTTTGAGAGCATGGGCGGCACGCTCAGCCATGAGACCCTGAAAGCGGGGGAGTTGCGCGAGCGATATCTGGGCCGGCTGGCCCGGCGCAAGGCGCATCTGAGTGAGCTTGCGCGCAGCACCGGCTGGCATTTCACGACGCATCACACCGGGGAAGGCGCGCAGGCGGCGCTGTTGTGGCTGTTCCGCGCGCTTGAGCGGAGGCGCTGA
- a CDS encoding MoxR family ATPase, with the protein MAGETELVSEIEGLSEKLAEAKASITKRFIGQPRVVDLTLSALLCGGHGLLIGLPGLGKTRLVGTLSTVMGLNGARIQFTPDLMPADILGSEVLETAEDGSRAFRFIEGPIFCQLLMADEINRASPRTQSALLQAMQEKSVTIAGEAHPLTPPFHVLATQNPIEQEGTYPLPEAQLDRFLVQIDVPYPDRKAEHDIMIATTGLSEEDSHQVFTAEELIAAQQTVRRMPVGEVVVDLILDLVRACRPNQPEAPQIVRETVAWGPGPRAAQALMLTVRAQALLEGRLVPSADDVIKMAGPVLKHRMALSFAARARGEDLSAVIDQVAREVVRVEAAA; encoded by the coding sequence ATGGCCGGAGAGACAGAGCTGGTGTCCGAAATCGAGGGCCTGAGCGAGAAGCTGGCCGAGGCCAAGGCGAGCATCACCAAGCGGTTCATCGGTCAGCCCCGTGTGGTCGACCTGACCCTGTCGGCGCTTCTGTGCGGAGGTCACGGGTTGCTGATCGGCCTGCCTGGGCTGGGCAAGACCCGTCTGGTGGGGACGCTGTCGACCGTGATGGGGCTGAATGGCGCGCGGATCCAGTTCACGCCGGACCTGATGCCGGCCGATATTCTCGGCTCCGAGGTGCTTGAGACGGCCGAGGATGGCAGCCGCGCCTTCCGGTTCATCGAGGGGCCGATCTTTTGCCAGTTGCTGATGGCGGACGAGATCAACCGGGCAAGCCCCCGGACCCAATCAGCCCTGTTGCAGGCGATGCAAGAAAAATCGGTGACCATTGCCGGGGAGGCCCATCCGCTGACCCCGCCCTTCCACGTTCTGGCCACGCAAAACCCGATCGAGCAGGAGGGCACCTATCCGCTGCCCGAGGCGCAGCTCGACCGCTTCCTCGTGCAGATCGACGTGCCCTATCCGGACCGCAAGGCAGAGCATGACATCATGATCGCCACCACGGGCCTGTCCGAGGAGGACTCCCATCAGGTGTTCACGGCCGAGGAACTGATCGCCGCGCAGCAGACCGTCCGGCGGATGCCGGTGGGAGAGGTCGTCGTCGACCTGATCCTGGATCTGGTCCGCGCCTGCCGCCCGAACCAGCCCGAAGCGCCGCAGATCGTGCGCGAGACGGTGGCGTGGGGCCCGGGCCCGCGGGCGGCGCAGGCGTTGATGCTGACGGTGCGGGCACAGGCGCTGCTGGAAGGTCGGCTGGTCCCCTCCGCCGATGACGTCATCAAGATGGCCGGTCCGGTGCTGAAACACCGCATGGCGCTGAGCTTTGCCGCACGCGCCCGGGGCGAGGATCTGTCTGCTGTCATCGATCAGGTTGCGCGCGAGGTCGTCCGGGTCGAGGCCGCCGCGTGA
- a CDS encoding DUF599 domain-containing protein, with amino-acid sequence MELMDRIALFTPLDAAALALWLAAWIGIGYAIEKPPEGRPTVSVLMARFRRDWMRQLVTRQPRIFDATILSTLRQGTTFFASASMIIIGGGLALIGNTERLLGIAEDLTLKDEPAIVWELKIMAILLLVANAFLKFVWSHRLFGYCAVIMAAVPNDSKDPLAYPRAAQAAEININAARSFNRGMRSLYFALGGLAWLLGAVPLIVATTITVIVLGRREFTSNSRKALMARTGK; translated from the coding sequence ATGGAATTGATGGACCGCATCGCCCTGTTCACACCGCTTGACGCCGCGGCGCTGGCCCTGTGGCTCGCCGCGTGGATCGGCATCGGATACGCGATTGAAAAGCCGCCAGAGGGGCGCCCGACGGTTTCTGTTCTTATGGCGCGGTTCCGGCGCGACTGGATGCGCCAGCTTGTGACGCGCCAGCCCCGCATCTTCGACGCGACGATCCTGTCGACCCTCCGTCAGGGGACGACTTTCTTCGCCTCGGCCTCGATGATCATCATCGGCGGCGGGCTGGCGCTGATCGGCAATACGGAACGGCTTTTGGGCATTGCCGAGGATCTGACGCTAAAGGACGAACCCGCCATCGTCTGGGAACTGAAGATCATGGCGATCCTGCTGCTGGTGGCGAATGCGTTCCTGAAATTCGTCTGGTCGCACCGGCTGTTCGGCTATTGCGCGGTGATCATGGCCGCCGTCCCGAACGACAGCAAGGACCCGCTGGCCTATCCGCGCGCAGCACAGGCGGCCGAGATCAACATAAACGCGGCCCGCAGCTTCAACCGGGGCATGCGCTCGCTCTACTTCGCCTTGGGCGGTCTGGCGTGGTTGCTGGGGGCGGTGCCGCTGATCGTGGCCACGACCATCACCGTGATCGTGTTGGGCCGGCGGGAGTTCACGTCGAATTCCCGCAAGGCGCTGATGGCACGCACGGGAAAGTGA
- a CDS encoding FAD-binding protein — protein MRPETEAELAAAVADATGPLAISGGGTRDGRAGGAAMPLSVAALSGVDLYEPGALTLVARAGTPLAEVEAVLAAEGQRLAFEPMDHRHLLGTAGEPTIGGVVAANVSGPRRIQAGACRDALIGVRFVDGRGDVIRNGGRVMKNVTGYDLVKLMAGSRGTLGVLSEVSFKVLPKPEAAATLVLHGLDDATAVQALSAALASPFEVSGAAHAPAGPGGAAETMLRIEGFAESVRYRAGRLQAVLAQFGDSHVETAPDAIAAIWRWVRDVEGFADAPGDVWRISVKPSDGPRVGAALGADGLLYDWGGGLVWARVAPGRDIRPDLTGIPGHATLVRASAETQAKIPMFQPEPGPLAAMAQALRAKFDPRNILNPGVMG, from the coding sequence ATCAGACCGGAAACAGAGGCCGAATTGGCCGCGGCGGTGGCCGATGCCACGGGGCCCTTGGCGATTTCGGGCGGCGGCACGCGGGACGGTCGCGCCGGCGGCGCGGCAATGCCGTTAAGCGTGGCCGCGCTGTCCGGCGTGGACCTCTACGAACCGGGGGCGCTGACCCTTGTGGCGCGGGCGGGCACCCCCCTGGCCGAGGTCGAGGCCGTGCTGGCCGCCGAGGGGCAGCGGCTGGCGTTCGAGCCGATGGATCACCGGCACCTGCTGGGCACGGCAGGCGAGCCCACAATCGGTGGCGTGGTGGCGGCCAATGTCTCTGGCCCGCGACGGATTCAGGCCGGCGCCTGCCGGGACGCGCTGATCGGCGTGCGGTTCGTCGATGGGCGTGGCGATGTCATCCGCAATGGCGGGCGGGTGATGAAGAACGTCACCGGCTATGATCTGGTCAAGCTGATGGCCGGCAGCAGGGGCACGCTGGGCGTGCTGAGCGAGGTGAGTTTCAAGGTCCTGCCAAAGCCGGAGGCCGCGGCGACGCTGGTCCTGCACGGGCTGGACGATGCCACGGCGGTGCAGGCGCTGTCCGCGGCACTCGCCTCACCGTTCGAGGTCTCTGGCGCTGCCCATGCGCCCGCGGGCCCGGGAGGCGCGGCCGAGACCATGCTTCGGATCGAGGGGTTCGCGGAATCCGTGCGCTATCGGGCCGGCCGTCTGCAAGCCGTGTTGGCCCAGTTCGGCGACAGCCATGTCGAGACCGCGCCGGACGCCATTGCCGCGATCTGGCGGTGGGTCCGTGATGTGGAAGGCTTTGCCGATGCGCCCGGGGATGTCTGGCGGATCTCCGTCAAACCCTCCGATGGGCCGCGCGTCGGGGCGGCGCTTGGCGCAGATGGGCTGCTCTATGACTGGGGCGGGGGGCTGGTCTGGGCGCGGGTTGCACCGGGGCGCGATATCCGCCCCGATCTGACGGGCATCCCGGGTCATGCCACACTGGTGCGGGCCAGTGCCGAGACGCAGGCGAAGATCCCGATGTTCCAGCCCGAACCAGGGCCGCTGGCCGCGATGGCACAGGCGCTGAGGGCGAAGTTCGACCCGCGCAATATCCTCAATCCCGGCGTGATGGGCTGA
- a CDS encoding glutamine amidotransferase: MTGSVIFDPLLPWPVLWAVLALALAMTGFAVWRGLAGWWLRGLAAAAALLAIANPSLQTEERTPLSDIVVLVVDESASQRIADRPDQTEAAIAHVQAEVEALDNTELRILRLGDGDGNEGTLLMTALTEALAEVPRARLAGAILLTDGQLHDIDRAPALPAPLHALLTGQEDDWDRRLVVKNAPAFAILGEEVTLTLRIEDQGAVPAGLGENTRISIAIDGAEPQTYTVPLNRDLELPVVLDHGGRNVIQFSVATEAGELTDRNNAAVVQINGVRDRLRVLLVSGKPHPGERTWRNLLKADSSVDLVHFTILRPPDKHDGVPVTELSLIAFPTRELFLDKIDEFDLIIFDRYKRRGILPMLYLDNVRDYVEKGGAVLIAAGPDFASADSIYHSPLSDVLPATPTARVIEEGYLPEVTDLGARHPVTAGLKAEAGGDWGRWFRLIDLKTTGGQVVMSGVDDRPLLVLDRPGEGRVALLASDHAWLWNRGFEGGGPQLELLRRLAHWMMKEPDLEEEALRAEAEGQTVTILRRSLSEEARQVEITRPDGETVTVDLAEVAPGRFAATYDGPEIGLYRLSDGELETVIALGPAAPREFEETIASGTKLEQPVAATRGGILPVYQRLPDIRRVREGRLAAGRGWVGITPRDAYMTADVTVTPLAPAWLMLLIAAFLSVGAWLREGQR; this comes from the coding sequence ATGACCGGTTCCGTGATCTTCGACCCGCTGTTGCCGTGGCCTGTGCTTTGGGCGGTTTTGGCGCTGGCACTGGCGATGACCGGCTTCGCGGTTTGGCGCGGTCTGGCGGGCTGGTGGTTGCGGGGGCTGGCGGCTGCGGCCGCGCTGCTGGCCATTGCGAACCCCTCGCTCCAGACCGAAGAACGTACGCCCCTGTCGGACATCGTGGTTCTGGTCGTCGACGAAAGCGCCAGCCAGCGCATCGCCGACCGTCCGGACCAGACCGAGGCCGCGATTGCCCATGTCCAGGCAGAGGTCGAGGCGCTGGACAATACCGAGTTGCGCATCCTGCGGCTGGGCGATGGTGACGGGAACGAAGGCACGCTGCTGATGACCGCCCTGACCGAGGCCCTGGCCGAGGTGCCCCGCGCCCGTCTGGCCGGGGCGATCCTGCTGACCGACGGGCAGTTGCACGATATCGACCGCGCCCCGGCCCTGCCTGCGCCGCTCCATGCCCTGCTGACCGGGCAGGAGGACGACTGGGATCGGCGACTGGTGGTCAAGAACGCCCCGGCCTTCGCGATTCTGGGCGAGGAAGTCACGCTGACGCTGCGGATCGAGGATCAGGGCGCGGTGCCGGCCGGTCTGGGGGAAAACACCCGCATCTCCATCGCCATCGACGGGGCAGAGCCGCAGACCTATACCGTGCCGCTCAACCGTGATCTGGAATTGCCGGTGGTGCTGGACCATGGCGGGCGCAACGTGATCCAGTTCTCCGTCGCGACGGAGGCCGGCGAACTGACCGACCGCAACAACGCGGCGGTGGTGCAGATCAACGGCGTGCGCGACCGGCTGCGGGTTCTGCTGGTGTCGGGGAAGCCGCATCCGGGCGAACGCACATGGCGGAACCTTCTGAAGGCCGACAGTTCCGTCGACCTGGTGCATTTCACGATCCTGCGCCCGCCGGACAAGCATGACGGCGTGCCGGTGACGGAACTGTCGCTGATCGCCTTCCCGACGCGGGAGTTGTTTCTCGACAAGATCGACGAATTCGACCTGATCATCTTCGACCGGTACAAGCGGCGCGGCATCCTGCCGATGCTCTACCTCGACAATGTGCGCGACTATGTCGAAAAGGGCGGTGCGGTGCTGATTGCCGCCGGTCCCGATTTCGCCAGTGCGGACAGCATCTATCATTCGCCCTTGTCTGACGTCCTGCCCGCCACGCCCACCGCGCGTGTGATCGAGGAAGGGTACCTGCCCGAAGTCACCGATCTGGGCGCGCGCCATCCCGTGACCGCCGGGTTGAAGGCCGAGGCTGGCGGGGACTGGGGCCGCTGGTTCCGCCTGATCGATCTTAAGACCACGGGCGGGCAGGTGGTGATGAGCGGGGTCGACGACCGCCCGCTTCTGGTGCTGGACCGCCCGGGCGAGGGGCGCGTGGCGCTTCTGGCGTCTGACCATGCGTGGCTTTGGAACCGGGGGTTCGAGGGCGGGGGACCGCAGCTTGAACTGCTGCGCCGGCTGGCCCACTGGATGATGAAGGAACCCGACCTTGAGGAAGAGGCCCTGCGGGCCGAGGCAGAGGGCCAGACCGTGACGATCCTGCGCCGGTCCCTGTCTGAAGAGGCCCGGCAGGTGGAGATCACGCGCCCCGATGGCGAGACCGTGACCGTCGATCTGGCCGAGGTGGCGCCGGGCCGTTTCGCTGCGACCTATGACGGCCCCGAGATCGGGCTTTACCGGTTGAGCGATGGCGAGCTTGAGACCGTCATCGCCCTTGGCCCCGCCGCGCCCCGGGAATTCGAGGAAACCATCGCTAGCGGGACAAAGCTGGAACAGCCGGTCGCCGCAACGCGCGGGGGCATCCTGCCGGTCTATCAGCGCCTGCCCGATATCCGCCGGGTCCGCGAAGGGCGGCTGGCCGCCGGGCGCGGCTGGGTCGGCATCACCCCGCGCGACGCCTATATGACCGCCGATGTGACCGTGACGCCGCTCGCCCCCGCCTGGCTGATGCTGTTGATCGCGGCCTTCCTCAGCGTGGGCGCATGGCTGCGCGAAGGGCAGCGATAG